A portion of the Pleuronectes platessa chromosome 15, fPlePla1.1, whole genome shotgun sequence genome contains these proteins:
- the uimc1 gene encoding BRCA1-A complex subunit RAP80, whose translation MRGGRGGHSSSSSSSLSSSSVSQEQSRMSVRKQILQETTSAPTEIIIDEDSQELESVDHLEGKELSSSSRISRRRERGNQSQTKEMTEEEMMDLALRLSEQEASNTALQLQREEEAVMKAIEESKQNRLHGSRFINRHGPGSKRPLPSEPSLNMVGQSQPDSPSQSQSLLGHASLCSRRKPPRSNGTRTPSMDQGASQEMDLTPESKGAGEEIKNRNKKRKRKEGSPLETSDFSQKLESQASPGGSEPLDSTQSSDSAQVEHALLHKSPVFLSTDCRVLVHVPRLSQDLLETCRSSGFVLCSQDTCASPQTSLPAQPKSPTFPRSPGNLTSRPKTPVPQEDDEETQLSQSLEFLRSPVFGRSTQPETSPSACKPPVTVCENSGLEISSSEESLTSSVRTTPARPQSPVFPRSPAPRPPPERSPICGSPVSSETHRGPSPSPVFGRRGREVGEDEPKRSVVPSEVERSNSEVSGVVGEESSQRPTQPCSTDPHQEDVRLDTMPGSSLSEDSQERIETPGDLNPAETELTSDMTLVWSDKDEDVTPAGSPSPVFPEERGAGRAEVLVSSLNHDSAASPGAERRSSSAERQPVGSGGATVQYYWGVPFCPRGLDPDAYTQVILAQMDVYHTSLKRAQRRLLRKAPWGGAILPQPEKSPSPESSAESPPRLVPRRRGLRLRRKNESEESPPAEEEEEGGEQRDEEEESETQKIEGGEEGPMDTDDCDVCPETQLSHNEDEETQDLTTEAGAELRPGSPDLPEVQMIPPEDPPAAVEPPPPEDKEEMEVDICGTKEGINPGADAGRPPQNGEEDKEDGADPDVEEMEVRGLQRPTSPEVEPGAAPPGPEASVDCPLCQGSFPVTRIERHAAYCDGEVVLEEREEPGVSSKPRRKRRRAEVPEAEETSHSASSSRNQEKCFLCQKKFPLREYTRHTELCLQRRTQKSDTRGNLLSALEQTETRGSEAGPSGTRVQPAEVIDLRDDDDDDDEEEDRVRAVSISSSPIRSFTPISEATGCLIDFRRQQRAKKPSHRRR comes from the exons atgagaggaggaagaggaggacactcttcatcatcttcttcatcattatcttcatcatcag TCTCTcaggagcagagcagaatgTCTGTGAGGAAACAGATCCTCCAGGAGACGACCAGTGCTCCCACAGAGATCATCATCGACGAGGACTCACAGGAGCTGGAGTCTGTGGACCACCTGGAGGGGAAG GAGCTCTCGTCATCATCTCGAATCAGTCGCAGGAGAGAACGAGGAAACCAGAGTCAAACCAAAG AGAtgacggaggaggagatgatggaCCTGGCTCTGCGTCTGAGCGAACAGGAAGCCAGCAACACGGCGCTCCAGCTGCAGCGGGAAGAGGAGGCCGTGATGAAAGCCATCGAAGAGAGC AAACAAAACCGGCTTCATGGATCCAGGTTTATTAACCGACATGGACCCGGTTCCAAAAGGCCGCTGCCTTCAGAACCATCCTTAAAT ATGGTCGGCCAGTCTCAGCCGGACTCGCCATCCCAGAGTCAGAGTCTCCTCGGCCACGCCTCACTCTGCTCCCGACGCAAACCCCCCCGCTCCAACGGGACGAGGACGCCGTCCATGGACCAGGgagcctcacaggagatggaccTGACGCCAG AATCaaaaggagctggagaggaaataaagaacAGGAATAAAAAGCGtaaaaggaaagaaggaagtcCTCTGGAGACGTCCGACTTCTCCCAGAAGCTCGAGTCTCAGGCGTCGCCCGGCGGCTCCGAGCCTCTGGACTCAACACAG agCTCTGACTCGGCGCAGGTCGAACACGCTCTGCTCCACAAGTCGCCCGTCTTCCTGTCCACTGACTGCAGGGTGTTGGTTCACGTCCCGCGGCTCAGTCAGGACCTGCTGGAAACCTGCAGAAGCTCAGGGTTTGTGTTGTGCTCTCAGGACACTTGTGCCTCCCCTCAGACGTCGCTGCCCGCTCAACCCAAGAGCCCGACGTTTCCCAGAAGCCCCGGTAACCTCACGTCTCGCCCGAAGACTCCCGTCCCTCAGGAAGACGATGAAGAAACGCAGCTGTCCCAGAGTCTCGAGTTTCTAAGAAGTCCCGTGTTTGGCAGGAGCACTCAACCTGAGACGAGTCCAAGTGCCTGCAAGCCTCCCGTCACTGTCTGTGAGAACTCAGGGCTGGAGATCTCCTCCTCTGAGGAGAGCTTGACCTCCTCTGTGAGGACCACTCCCGCTCGGCCTCAGAGCCCCGTCTTCCCAAGAAGCCCCGCCCCTCGCCCTCCGCCAGAGAGATCACCGATCTGCGGCAGCCCCGTCTCCTCAGAGACGCACCGAGGACCTTCTCCGAGTCCGGTGTTCGGCAGGAGGGGACGAGAGGTCGGTGAGGACGAGCCGAAGAGGTCTGTGGTTCCTTCAGAGGTCGAAAGGTCAAACAGTGAAGTGAGTGGAGTCGTCGGTGAGGAGTCTTCTCAGAGGCCGACGCAG CCCTGCAGCACCGACCCTCATCAGGAGGACGTCAGGTTGGACACGATGCCCGGGTCGTCTCTGTCAG AAGATTCACAGGAGCGGATTGAAACACCTGGAGACTTGAACCCAGCAGAGACGGAGCTGACCAGCGACATGACGCTCGTCTGGTCTGACAAGGACGAGGACGTCACG CCGGCCGGTTCTCCGAGCCCGGTCTTCCCAGAGGAGAGAGGTGCTGGTCGGGCAGAAGTTCTGGTTTCCTCCCTGAACCACgactctgcagcttctccaggAGCAGAGCGGAGGAGCAG CTCCGCCGAGCGGCAGCCAGTCGGCAGCGGGGGGGCGACGGTTCAGTACTACTGGGGGGTTCCCTTCTGTCCCCGGGGCCTGGACCCAGACGCCTACACACAG gtgatCCTGGCTCAGATGGACGTTTACCACACGAGTCTGAAACGGGCTCAGAGGCGTCTGCTGAGGAAGGCTCCGTGGGGGGGGGCCATCCTGCCGCAGCCTGAG AAATCTCCTTCACCTGAGTCGTCTGCTGAGTCTCCTCCACGTCTGGTTCCTCGAAG ACGAGGTCTCAGGTTGAGGAGGAAAAACGAGAGTGAAGAGTCTCCtccagctgaggaagaggaggagggaggggagcagagggacgaagaggaggagtcagagACGCAGAAGattgagggaggagaagaaggaccGATGGATACTGACGACTGTGACGTTTGTCCAG AAACTCAACTGAGTCACAACGAAGACGAGGAAACTCAAGATCTGACGACTGAGGCTGGAGCGGAG CTCCGACCTGGAAGTCCTGATCTCCCTGAGGTCCAGATGATTCCTCCAGAAGATCCTCCAGCTGCGGTCGAGCCGCCGCCAccggaggacaaggaggagatggaggtggaCA TCTGTGGAACAAAGGAGGGAATCAACCCTGGGGCTGATGCTGGACGTCCACCTCAGAACggggaggaggacaaggaggacggTGCTGATCCAgatgtggaggagatggaggtccGAGGGCTGCAGAGGCCGACGTCTCCAGAGGTGGAGCCCGGCGCCGCCCCTCCGGGTCCCGAGGCCAGCGTGGACTGTCCCCTCTGCCAGGGATCCTTCCCCGTGACGAGGATCGAGCGGCACGCGGCGTACTGCGACGGAGAGGTGgtgctggaggagagggaggagcccGGAG TGTCATCGAAGCCTCGAAGGAAGCGCCGGAGAGCAGAGGTCCCTGAAGCCGAGGAGACGAGCCACtcggccagcagcagcag GAACCAAGAGAAATGCTTCCTCTGTCAGAAGAAGTTTCCTCTGAGGGAATACACCCGACACACCGAGCTGTGCCTCCAGCGCCGAACCCAGAAGTCTGACACC agaggaaatctgcTCTCAGCTCTGGAACAGACAGAAACCCGAGGATCAG aagCCGGGCCGTCAGGAACCAGAGTCCAGCCGGC TGAGGTCATCGACCTgcgggatgatgatgatgatgatgatgaagaggaggacagggTGAGAGCGGTGAGCATCAGCAGCTCTCCCATCAGATCCTTCACTCCCATCTCAGAGGCCACCGGCTGCCTCATCGACTTCAGGAGGCAGCAGCGAGCCAAGAAGCCGAGCCACCGACGGAGATGA
- the st6gal1 gene encoding beta-galactoside alpha-2,6-sialyltransferase 1, whose translation MDRVSLLWRLRRRARRGALCMAFFCISMALLYAICAENSVPVTDAIFGVRARTRAQPRAHSVIKVLRGGAKPMYIDPQKLPGVVPGDPRRPIPVLSSPNHTHEAVDTAPKKKSRDREPSGFFAHLLPRPFTRALETLFGGRRRGELSGRGGDAEFFGPHGLLGEVWDDEMSSSMLGNRLRKVVQNYQAMNKYGVETSGPGGVSSRPKLSGPELLCQLRDKTEVATLTSDLQPFSSLPLAAQLPPKPLTSDLGPYKSCAVVSSAGSLRYSGLGKEIDSHDAVLRFNAAPTSGYEKDVGSKTTIRLINSQVMASDDHHFLSSSLYSSGALVAWDPAPFSADLTQWFNKTDYPIFAQYQRYRRLHPLQPFYILHPRFEWQVWQRIQDNMAEPIQKNPPSSGFLGTVLMMSLCEVVHVYEFLPSRRKTELCHYYQRFFDAACTLGAYHPLLYEKNLVKRMNQGSDRDIYTHGRITLPGFRKMNCTQAAAAGRLKHH comes from the exons ATGGACCGGGTCAGCCTGCTGTGGCGCCTGAGGCGTCGGGCTCGCCGCGGAGCGCTCTGCATGGCCTTCTTCTGCATCTCCATGGCTCTGCTCTACGCCATCTGCGCCGAGAACAGCGTGCCCGTCACGGACGCCATCTTTGGGGTTCGGGCGAGGACTCGGGCGCAGCCTCGTGCTCACTCCGTCATCAAG GTGCTGAGAGGCGGAGCCAAGCCCATGTACATCGACCCTCAGAAGCTCCCGGGGGTCGTCCCAGGTGACCCTCGCCGTCCAatccctgtcctctcctctccgaaCCACACCCACGAAGCGGTGGACACGGCACCAAAGAAGAAGTCGAGAGATCGGGAGCCTTCTGGGTTCTTCGCTCACCTGCTGCCGCGCCCCTTCACCCGCGCCCTGGAGACCCTGTTTGGAGGCCGGCGCAGGGGGGAGCTGAGCGGCAGAGGGGGGGACGCGGAGTTCTTCGGGCCTCATGGGCTCCTGGGGGAGGTGTGGGATGATGAGATGTCCAGTAGCATGCTGGGAAACCGACTGAGAAAGGTGGTGCAGAACTATCAG gcgATGAACAAATATGGAGTTGAGACTTCCGGCCCCGGCGGCGTCTCCAGCCGACCGAAGCTGAGCGGCCCCGAGCTTCTCTGCCAGCTGAGAGACAAGACCGAGGTGGcgaccttgacctctgacctccagccCTTCTCCTCGCTGCCCTTGGCCGCCCAGCTGCCGCCGAAgccactgacctctgacctcgggcCGTACAAGAGCTGTGCCGTGGTGTCGTCGGCCGGGTCGCTCCGCTACTCCGGACTCGGCAAAGAGATCG ACTCCCATGATGCCGTGCTGCGCTTCAACGCCGCGCCCACCAGCGGCTACGAGAAAGACGTCGGATCGAAAACCACCATCCGCCTCATCAACTCACAG GTGATGGCGTCTGACGatcatcacttcctgtccagcTCTCTGTACAGCTCAGGGGCCCTGGTGGCCTGGGACCCCGCCCCCTTCTCCGCTGACCTCACTCAG tggtTCAACAAGACGGACTACCCGATCTTCGCCCAGTACCAGAGATACAGGCGCCTCCATCCTCTGCAGCCTTTCTACATCCTGCATCCGCGCTTCGAGTGGCAGGTGTGGCAGCGAATACAAGACAACATGGCGGAACCCATCCAGAAGAACCCGCCCTCCTCCGGCTTCCTCG GCACCgtcctgatgatgtcactgtgcGAGGTGGTGCACGTGTACGAGTTCCTGCCGTCCCGGAGGAAGACGGAGCTGTGTCACTACTACCAGCGCTTCTTCGACGCCGCCTGCACGCTGGGCGCCTACCACCCGCTGCTGTACGAGAagaacctggtgaagaggatgaACCAGGGCTCCGACCGCGACATCTACACACACGGGCGCATCACGCTGCCCGGCTTCAGAAAGATGAACTGCacccaggctgctgctgctggacgccTGAAGcaccactga